One genomic segment of [Phormidium] sp. ETS-05 includes these proteins:
- a CDS encoding ABC transporter ATP-binding protein produces the protein MNPGNEIGITLKNLSYHPAATPEAILTSVNLELAPQQLGLIIGPSGSGKTTLLEILAGLAQKTAGEIYWREQSLTPEHLQQLGGLVFQFPERHFCCSTILDELRLGHPELGRERVDETLREVGLAHLSLDTPPQALSGGQQRRLALAVQLIRQPQLLLLDEPTAGLDWSMRRQLVNLLAKLKYHWSLLVVTHDPRDLWEIGDRFWTLNRGHLQSTSPEQLHGKSLTSAIS, from the coding sequence AACCTCAGCTATCACCCCGCCGCCACTCCAGAGGCAATCCTCACATCGGTTAACTTGGAATTGGCACCACAGCAACTAGGGCTGATTATTGGACCCTCTGGCTCCGGCAAAACTACGTTACTAGAAATTTTGGCGGGACTGGCGCAAAAAACAGCCGGGGAAATTTACTGGCGGGAACAGTCACTCACCCCCGAACACTTACAGCAGTTGGGAGGGTTGGTGTTTCAGTTTCCCGAACGGCATTTTTGCTGTAGCACGATTTTGGACGAGCTGCGCTTAGGACACCCGGAACTGGGGCGAGAGCGGGTGGATGAAACCCTGCGAGAAGTCGGACTGGCTCACTTATCGTTAGACACGCCGCCCCAAGCTCTCAGCGGCGGACAGCAGCGGCGTTTAGCTCTGGCGGTGCAGCTCATTCGCCAGCCCCAGTTATTGCTTTTAGATGAACCCACGGCGGGGTTAGACTGGTCGATGCGGCGACAGTTAGTTAACCTGCTGGCAAAATTGAAATATCACTGGAGTTTGTTGGTGGTGACTCACGACCCCCGGGATTTATGGGAAATTGGCGATCGCTTCTGGACCCTCAACCGGGGCCACCTCCAATCCACCAGCCCCGAACAACTCCACGGGAAATCCCTTACCAGTGCGATTTCTTGA